AGCTAATTATGATCATTGTTGGTATTGCTCTTGCTTCGTTTGTGCTTGGAGATTTTATTAATCCCCGGAAATACAGCCGGAGGCAAGCCGTCAATATAGGGATTATCGACGGAACAGATATTCCTGGGGTAGAGTTCAATCAAAAAGTGGAAGAGAATATGGAAATCCGGAGGCAAAATGCCGGAGCCGAGAGTATTACTCCAACTGAAGCATTCAGTATCAGGCAATCTGTATGGCAGGAAATGGTTACTGATATCATTATGCGTGAACAGTATGAAAAACTGAACATCAACGTATCAGTCGACGAGCTGGACGATCAGATCCGTGGCAATGATCCTCATCAATATATTGTTCAGAATTTCAAAGATCCTCAAACCGGCCAGTTTAATCCTGCCACTGTTTCTCAGTTCCTTCAGAATTTCAACAATGTTGATCCTCAGGTACAGAAGCGTTACATTTTACTTGAAAAAATGATCAAATCAGACCGGTTGCGGACAAAATATAATAATTTGATTATCAAAGGATATTATACTCCTACCGTTTTTGCCAAGGATGATTACTCGGATAAAAACCGCAAAGTCGTTGTCCGTATCGTTGGTCTGAAATATTCCACTATTCCTGACACAGCAGTGACAGCTTCCGAAAGCGATTACAAAAATTTTTACGAAAAACATAAAAAAGAGTATGAACAGGATCCAATGGTTGACATCGACTATGTAGTTTTCCCTGTCACACCATCAGATTTAGACCGTGAGCAGATCGCAAAAACTGTCAATGATATTTACAATCAATTCCAGATCGCACCTGATGTGTCGAATTTCGTCAATGCTGTTTCCGATAACCGATATGACAGCACGTGGCACAAAAAAGGCACCTTACCTGTCAGGATTGACTCACTTATGTTCAATTCATCTGTTGGTACATTTTACGGACCTTATATTGAAGATGACATATACCACATTGCCAAGCTCGTCGATGTGCAGATGCGTCCCGATTCTATAAAAGCCAGCCACATACTTATTACTTACCAGGGCGCACGTGGTGCCGATAATATCACCAGAACCAAAGAAGACGCTCAAAAGCTGGCCGATAGTATATATGCTGCTGTTAAAGCAACACCTTCCACATTCCTTCAAATGACCCTTAAATATTCAGATGATCCCTCGGCTAAAAAAAATAATGGCAATCTGGACTGGTTTCCCGATGGTATGATGGTTTATGAATTCAATGAAGCCTGTTTGAAAGGAAATGTCGGAGATATTGTAAGGGCTGAAACACCCTTTGGATTTCATGTGATTGAGATTACTGGTAAACAGGAACCTAACAAAAAGGTGAAGATAGCTATGATTGACCGGAGCATTGTCCCTTCAAGCGAAACATTTCAGCAGACCTATCTTAAAGCGAATGATTTCCTTTCAAGAAATAACAGCCTGGAAGCTTTCCAGAAAGCCGTGCTTGATCTTGGACTGGACAAACGCACGTCCGATAAACTGACCCCCCTGTCAAATTCGATTCCCGGCGTGGATAATCCCCGGCAGGTTGTCGGATGGGCATTTAACGGCAAAACAAGAAAAGGCGATGTATCACCTGTTTTCGATATGGGAAATTCCTATGTTGTCGCTGCTCTTAAGGCTGAATATGCAAAAGGCATTGCTCCGCTCGACGTGGTGCGTGAGCGTATCAAGCCCCTCGTTCTCCGCGAAAAGAAAGCTGAAGTGTTGCTTGGCAGATTAAAGGACAGTTATACCCCAGGCGAAGATTTAATGCGGCTGGCACAGAAATTTAATACTACTGTTGATACTTCCACGGAAATCACTTTTGGTTCTTTTAATATTCCTGGATTCGGGCCAGACATAGAGGTTATCGGAAAGATCTTTTCGATGAGACCCGGCGAGGTCTCAAATCCTGTGAAAGGTAATATGGCTGTTTATGTCATCGCCCTGGATTCATTCACCGAACCTCCGATGCAACAGGATTTCAAGCAACAGAAAGACTTCCTTGCCAATTCTATTAAGACACGTGTCAGCAGAGAAGTGTTCACTGCCCTCGAAGAAAGAGCTAAAATTGAAGATAACAGGGTGAAGTATTATTAGGAGTCGGCAGCGGAGCGGAGCGAAGCCGATCGACATCCCGCAGAGCGCAGTGAATGCGGGATTGACAATTGACAATGAAATGAGATAACCCTTGTCTAATAAGGGCTATATAAGGTCCATCCTGTTTGTATCCAGTTTGATAAAAATAAATAACAGGATCGTAAAGACCCACAAAGATGATCCGCCATAACTCAGAAATGGCAATGGTATCCCAATGACCGGCGCCAATCCTATTGTCATTCCGATATTTATGGCAAAATGGAAAAATAATATCGATGCCACCCCATATCCGTATATCCTGCTGAAAATGGATCGCTGTCGCTCTGCAAGCTGAATAATCCTAATCAGCAGGACAATATACAGCCCAATAACGACCAGGCTTCCAATAAAACCCCATTCTTCTCCGACAGTACAGAAAATAAAGTCAGTGCTCTGCTCAGGGACAAAATCGAATTTGGTTTGTGTACCATTCAAAAAACCTTTCCCGACAAGCCCACCAGATCCAATAGCGATTTTTGACTGGTTGAGATTATACCCGGCACCTTTGGTATCAATTTCTTTTCCTAACATGACACTGACCCTGCTTTGCTGATAGGGCTTAAGCAAATGATTAAAGGCATAATCCACACTGAAGACGATAACAATGGCAAGGACTAATGATCCTGTTATAAGTATGATCCTTCGTCTGTTTCTACGTATAAAAACGATCAGGAATAGTGTTACGCCGATCAGTAAACCAACCAGAATAAATTTATCGATTAACAGAGTGAGGACAAATAATAAAGCTCCTGCGGCGCCTATAAGAAGTAAACGGCCTGGCATTCCTTCCCGGTAAAACACCAGTAGAAAAGCACTGTAGGTTATAGCTGACCCGGTGTCCTGTTCGAGTAATACCAGCAAAGCAGGTACAATAATGATCAGTAATGCAAACAGCCTGGTCCGGACCTTACGGATATCCAGGTCTAGTGAGCTGAGATACCGTGCCAACGCCAGGCATACTGCAAACTTGGCAAACTCAGCAGGCTGAAAACCAACCGGCCCGATCTGAAACCATGACCGTGAACCGGCTACGACCTTCCCGACAATTAACACAATAATAAGGGTGAGTATCGACATAAGATAAACAGGGAAGCTGAATGCCGAAAAGAATTTTGAATCAAAAAGCAAAATGATGAGTGCGATTATCAATGAGGTTACGATCCAGATCATCTGGCGGCCATAATTCTGGCCAAGGTCGAATATACTTTTATGCTCCTCACTGTACACAGCAGCATAGATGTTAATCCATCCGATGAGCACCAGAGCTATGTAGATGATGACCAGCCACCTGTCAGTCTTTTTAAATATTCCTCTATCTTCTCTCATCAGTCTCCTATTAGATTACAGTTGATTATACGTTCTTCGACGTCCTTGCGTTTTGTTTTCCCTGTGAGGTACTTTTCGATTAACAACGTTGTAATGGGTGCAGCCCAAGTAGCTCCAAATCCTGCATTTTCCACAATGACAGCCATTGCGATACGGGGGTTATCTTTGGGAGCAAATGCGATGAAGATGGAATGGGCTTTCCCGTGAGGATTCTCTGCTGTGCCCGTTTTACCGCAAATATCCAGACTATCTACTTTATAATGCCGGGCTGTACCCATGCTTCCTTCAAACACATTGTACATACCCTCTACGATAATGGTGAAATATTTCGGGTCGATAGTTGTGGTCTTCTTTACCCTTGTCCTGCTGTAATCTTCCTCACTTTCAATGGATTTCATCAGATGAGGCACATAATAATATCCCCTGTTTGATATAGTAGCCACATAGTTGGCCAGTTGAAGAGGCGTGACCAGTATTTCCCCCTGGCCAATCGACAATGACCTGATGGTCATTGAACGCCAGCCTTTCTCACCAAAATATTTATCATAATAGTCGGTTGCCGGAATAAATCCTTTGACCTCAGTGAACAGGTCACTTGAAAAGCTGTTACCAAATCCAAAACTCATCACATGATTACGCCATAGGTTATAGCTATCGTGGATATCACGGGTTTTATTCATAATCGTATTGAATGTCCTCCAGAAGAAAGGATTGCAGGATAATTCTATAGCTCCCAGCATGTTTTGCGGTGCAGGATGATAGTGACTGCACTTGATGGGTACACTGGCTGTTCCATTACAGGGAAAGCGGACTTCCGGCGTGGTGGTTCCTTCCTGAAGAGCGATGAGAGCATTCATCAGTTTGAAACTAGAACCAGGAGGATATGTAGCCTGCAGTGCCCTGTTGAATAGCGGCTGCAGGGTGTCTTTTTCCAGAATTTCGTAATTCTTGCTGCGGACACGTCCTACCAAAAGATTCGGATCATAAGAAGGACAGGATACCAGACACAGTATTTCACCTGATGAAGGTTCAATAGCCACAATGCTGCCCTTTTTATGAGCCATAAGCTGTTCGGCGTATAGCTGCAAATCTGCATCAATGGTAATCCATAAGTCCTTTCCTTTAACAGCAGATGTATCATATTTCCCGTTTTGAAAACTGCCCTTCTCCCGGTTGAAAACATCCACCATAATACGTTTAACACCGTTCACGCCCCTCAGCTCTTTTTCATAGGTCTTTTCAATCCCGCTGATACCGATGTAATCCCCCGGTTTATAATAGGGATCGCTACTGACGGTGGCATTGTCAACTTCGCCGATATAACCAAAGGTATGGGCTGCAATGGGGTAAGTATAGCTCCGCAAAATACGCGACTGAACATAGAAGCCAGGGAATTTGAAAAGTTTCTCCTGCATATAACCGTACGTTTCTTTCGAGATTTGCTTCTCAAACACCGAGGCTTTCCTTGTAGAATATTCCCTTATGCTTTTCAGCCGATGGGTAAATATTTCCCTGTCAATTCCAATAAGATTACATAACTCCAATGTATCAAATTTTTTAACCTGGTCAGGAACAACCATCAGGTCATATGCGGCCTCATTGTACACCAGTAGTTTCCCGTTCCGGTCGAAGATCAGTCCCCTGGCAGGATATTGTGTAATGATCCTGATGACATTGTTTTGTGCGGATAAAAGGTAACTTTTATTGATGATCTGAAGGTAGAAGAGTTTAGCGATAAAAATAAATCCGACAGCCAGGAAAATACCTATCACAACGTATTTCCTTTCGGAGTAAATGTTTTTCATCGCCTGAAATTATTGGAAATGCAGATATCAAACCAACAAAAATA
Above is a genomic segment from Bacteroidota bacterium containing:
- the mrdA gene encoding penicillin-binding protein 2; translation: MKNIYSERKYVVIGIFLAVGFIFIAKLFYLQIINKSYLLSAQNNVIRIITQYPARGLIFDRNGKLLVYNEAAYDLMVVPDQVKKFDTLELCNLIGIDREIFTHRLKSIREYSTRKASVFEKQISKETYGYMQEKLFKFPGFYVQSRILRSYTYPIAAHTFGYIGEVDNATVSSDPYYKPGDYIGISGIEKTYEKELRGVNGVKRIMVDVFNREKGSFQNGKYDTSAVKGKDLWITIDADLQLYAEQLMAHKKGSIVAIEPSSGEILCLVSCPSYDPNLLVGRVRSKNYEILEKDTLQPLFNRALQATYPPGSSFKLMNALIALQEGTTTPEVRFPCNGTASVPIKCSHYHPAPQNMLGAIELSCNPFFWRTFNTIMNKTRDIHDSYNLWRNHVMSFGFGNSFSSDLFTEVKGFIPATDYYDKYFGEKGWRSMTIRSLSIGQGEILVTPLQLANYVATISNRGYYYVPHLMKSIESEEDYSRTRVKKTTTIDPKYFTIIVEGMYNVFEGSMGTARHYKVDSLDICGKTGTAENPHGKAHSIFIAFAPKDNPRIAMAVIVENAGFGATWAAPITTLLIEKYLTGKTKRKDVEERIINCNLIGD
- the rodA gene encoding rod shape-determining protein RodA; amino-acid sequence: MREDRGIFKKTDRWLVIIYIALVLIGWINIYAAVYSEEHKSIFDLGQNYGRQMIWIVTSLIIALIILLFDSKFFSAFSFPVYLMSILTLIIVLIVGKVVAGSRSWFQIGPVGFQPAEFAKFAVCLALARYLSSLDLDIRKVRTRLFALLIIIVPALLVLLEQDTGSAITYSAFLLVFYREGMPGRLLLIGAAGALLFVLTLLIDKFILVGLLIGVTLFLIVFIRRNRRRIILITGSLVLAIVIVFSVDYAFNHLLKPYQQSRVSVMLGKEIDTKGAGYNLNQSKIAIGSGGLVGKGFLNGTQTKFDFVPEQSTDFIFCTVGEEWGFIGSLVVIGLYIVLLIRIIQLAERQRSIFSRIYGYGVASILFFHFAINIGMTIGLAPVIGIPLPFLSYGGSSLWVFTILLFIFIKLDTNRMDLI
- a CDS encoding peptidylprolyl isomerase, yielding MAAIGRIRKHSKLIMIIVGIALASFVLGDFINPRKYSRRQAVNIGIIDGTDIPGVEFNQKVEENMEIRRQNAGAESITPTEAFSIRQSVWQEMVTDIIMREQYEKLNINVSVDELDDQIRGNDPHQYIVQNFKDPQTGQFNPATVSQFLQNFNNVDPQVQKRYILLEKMIKSDRLRTKYNNLIIKGYYTPTVFAKDDYSDKNRKVVVRIVGLKYSTIPDTAVTASESDYKNFYEKHKKEYEQDPMVDIDYVVFPVTPSDLDREQIAKTVNDIYNQFQIAPDVSNFVNAVSDNRYDSTWHKKGTLPVRIDSLMFNSSVGTFYGPYIEDDIYHIAKLVDVQMRPDSIKASHILITYQGARGADNITRTKEDAQKLADSIYAAVKATPSTFLQMTLKYSDDPSAKKNNGNLDWFPDGMMVYEFNEACLKGNVGDIVRAETPFGFHVIEITGKQEPNKKVKIAMIDRSIVPSSETFQQTYLKANDFLSRNNSLEAFQKAVLDLGLDKRTSDKLTPLSNSIPGVDNPRQVVGWAFNGKTRKGDVSPVFDMGNSYVVAALKAEYAKGIAPLDVVRERIKPLVLREKKAEVLLGRLKDSYTPGEDLMRLAQKFNTTVDTSTEITFGSFNIPGFGPDIEVIGKIFSMRPGEVSNPVKGNMAVYVIALDSFTEPPMQQDFKQQKDFLANSIKTRVSREVFTALEERAKIEDNRVKYY